The following coding sequences lie in one Mucilaginibacter sp. KACC 22773 genomic window:
- a CDS encoding RagB/SusD family nutrient uptake outer membrane protein yields the protein MKKILHITFLMLSIAFFSCKKLLDQPPKSQLASSKFWKTADDAKAGIAGIYDGIQDMFNTQYIYWGDGRSDNLTFHPTYNDGLPLALNVLTPTTTGADWTLIYAAISRANFAIKYIPAIDGIDPVLSKDLQAQALGIRAYCYFWLIRLWGNVPVWTEPYEDLSTDPYKSVTPAADIVKNVILPDLLKAYDLSDHTAAVVWNLNSGGIAAMLMDVYMYNHDYTNALLWCDNLFKLNRYSLEATANWKNNFIAPTNTKENIWSLNWDFTVDGGNKTSQEIGAGDTNSDFAVDPDLWTYYTTVTADIRGSQSVDFKVSNHDKILKYYAPNLDKNGNQIYPPSPQANLYFPLYRLADIYLLRAEALNKTGDLANALVYLNKVHTRAGLPAYQASDFANADAMLYGSPVNANGILRERQLEFFCEAKRWFDLQRNDIIISTMDPVIRNRQLAKGFPSTGFGDPRKVLWPINQNVLNANTKLTQNPPY from the coding sequence ATGAAAAAAATATTACACATTACTTTTTTGATGCTTTCCATTGCGTTTTTTAGCTGCAAAAAGCTGTTGGATCAGCCCCCTAAAAGTCAGTTGGCCAGCAGTAAATTCTGGAAAACAGCCGATGATGCCAAGGCCGGTATAGCCGGGATTTATGATGGCATTCAGGATATGTTTAACACCCAGTATATTTATTGGGGGGATGGCCGGAGCGATAATCTTACTTTTCATCCTACCTATAATGATGGCCTGCCCCTGGCACTAAACGTATTAACGCCCACTACCACCGGTGCCGACTGGACGCTGATATATGCTGCTATAAGCCGGGCTAATTTTGCCATAAAATATATTCCTGCTATTGATGGTATCGATCCTGTTTTGTCAAAGGATCTGCAGGCGCAGGCCTTGGGTATAAGGGCCTACTGCTATTTTTGGTTGATACGGCTTTGGGGAAATGTGCCAGTATGGACAGAGCCTTATGAAGATTTAAGTACCGACCCATACAAGAGTGTAACGCCGGCGGCTGATATTGTAAAAAACGTCATCCTTCCAGATTTGCTTAAAGCTTATGACCTGTCTGACCATACAGCCGCCGTAGTATGGAATCTGAATTCAGGTGGGATTGCAGCCATGTTGATGGACGTTTACATGTATAACCACGATTATACTAATGCCTTATTATGGTGCGACAACCTGTTTAAATTAAACCGTTACAGTTTGGAAGCCACCGCCAATTGGAAAAACAATTTTATTGCCCCAACAAATACAAAAGAGAACATTTGGAGTTTAAACTGGGATTTTACGGTTGATGGCGGTAACAAAACCTCGCAGGAGATAGGTGCCGGTGATACCAATAGTGATTTTGCTGTTGATCCGGATTTATGGACCTATTATACAACGGTAACGGCTGATATCAGGGGCTCTCAGAGTGTTGATTTTAAAGTGAGTAACCACGATAAAATATTAAAGTATTATGCCCCAAACCTGGATAAGAACGGTAACCAGATTTATCCTCCTTCGCCACAGGCCAACTTGTATTTTCCGCTGTATCGCCTGGCCGATATTTACCTGCTGAGGGCCGAAGCTTTAAACAAAACAGGCGACCTTGCCAACGCCCTGGTTTATCTGAATAAGGTACATACCCGGGCGGGCCTGCCTGCGTACCAGGCAAGCGATTTTGCCAATGCCGATGCCATGCTTTACGGCAGCCCGGTAAATGCCAACGGTATCCTGCGCGAAAGGCAGTTGGAATTTTTCTGCGAGGCGAAGCGCTGGTTTGATTTGCAAAGAAACGACATCATCATCAGCACTATGGATCCGGTGATCAGGAACAGGCAGTTGGCCAAGGGATTCCCTTCTACCGGTTTTGGCGATCCGAGAAAGGTATTGTGGCCAATCAATCAAAACGTATTAAACGCTAATACTAAGCTAACTCAGAATCCACCTTATTAA
- a CDS encoding fasciclin domain-containing protein, whose translation MKKIKQASIWLVFAGLLISMAGCNVAGLKLQENADYHPYVLDPHIDKTTWQYIKDRSYNFAGKDTIFKLMRQAIEYSGIDTNLYIKTNCTFILLHNDAIYRTTLVNKVPTITADCYWGKYLVNGVPGKKWSDYPKEQVKNYLLYLIVQGAYSFNNLSPGNVVATTLEPLNYDPLNPTSVMTLRVNDDQNFTMRLNDFPNSVGYVSVRTSNILPVNGAIQVIDRVLFYQTK comes from the coding sequence ATGAAAAAGATAAAACAAGCATCCATATGGTTAGTTTTTGCAGGCTTATTAATAAGCATGGCGGGCTGTAATGTGGCCGGATTAAAGTTGCAGGAAAATGCCGATTATCACCCTTATGTGCTCGATCCGCATATTGATAAAACCACCTGGCAATACATTAAGGACCGCAGCTACAATTTTGCCGGTAAGGATACCATTTTTAAACTGATGCGGCAGGCTATTGAATATTCGGGGATAGATACAAACCTGTACATTAAAACAAACTGTACATTTATCCTATTGCATAACGATGCCATTTACAGAACCACCCTGGTAAATAAAGTGCCCACAATTACAGCCGATTGTTACTGGGGGAAATACCTGGTAAATGGTGTTCCGGGTAAAAAGTGGAGCGATTACCCCAAAGAGCAGGTTAAAAATTACCTGTTGTATTTAATTGTACAAGGGGCGTATTCATTTAATAACTTATCGCCTGGTAACGTGGTTGCTACCACACTTGAGCCGTTAAATTACGATCCGTTAAACCCTACCTCGGTGATGACATTACGTGTTAACGATGACCAGAATTTTACCATGCGGTTAAATGATTTTCCGAATTCTGTGGGATATGTAAGTGTACGAACAAGCAATATTTTGCCCGTGAACGGAGCCATACAGGTAATAGACAGGGTCCTTTTCTATCAAACTAAATAA
- a CDS encoding glycoside hydrolase family 35 protein: MKLKYLALSILFLLNVINTIAQTHTFALGDDAFLLDGKPFQMISGEMHYPRVPREAWRSRMKMAKAMGLNTIGTYVFWNLHEPQKGKFDFTGNNDVAAFVRIAREEGLWVILRPSPYVCAEWEFGGYPYWLQNEKGLEVRSKEPRYLKEYESYIKEIGKQLAPLQINHGGNILMVQIENEYGSYGSDKEYLAINQKFFKEAGFDGLLYTCDPAPDLVKGHLPGLLPAVNGLDDPAKVKKIINDNHDGKGPYYIAEWYPAWFDWWGTKHHTVPAEHYAGHLDSVLAAGISINMYMFHGGTTRGFMNGANYKDGTPYEPQISSYDYDAPLDEAGNATSKFMKFREVIQKHLPASVKLPAVPAAKPAVVIPAIKFARSLSLLNALPAPKANITPLTFEDLRQDYGFVLYRSAITGGKTGVLKLKELRDYAVVMINGKTVGTLDRRQNQDSLTLTLPAGKVTLDILVENLGRINFGKYLLQNKKGITQQVLFAGNEVLHWKMYSLPFNNLNTVKFGTAKHKPSSPSIKKGSFNLGKVADTYLDLSHWGKGAVWVNGHNLGRYWNIGPQQTLYLPAEWLKKGRNDIVILELLKPEQNQLSGLSKPVLDQLQL; encoded by the coding sequence ATGAAACTTAAATACCTTGCACTATCTATACTGTTCCTTTTAAATGTCATTAACACAATTGCTCAAACCCATACCTTTGCGTTAGGTGACGATGCCTTTTTATTGGATGGCAAACCTTTCCAGATGATATCGGGCGAGATGCATTACCCCCGGGTACCGCGCGAGGCCTGGCGCTCGCGTATGAAAATGGCCAAAGCGATGGGACTAAATACTATAGGAACTTACGTGTTTTGGAACCTGCACGAACCGCAAAAAGGAAAATTCGACTTCACAGGAAATAACGATGTAGCAGCATTTGTGCGCATAGCCCGGGAAGAAGGACTATGGGTAATACTGCGCCCAAGCCCCTATGTATGTGCCGAATGGGAATTTGGCGGTTATCCGTATTGGCTGCAAAACGAAAAAGGGTTAGAAGTACGCAGTAAAGAGCCCCGGTACCTTAAAGAATATGAAAGCTATATTAAAGAGATAGGCAAACAACTGGCCCCGCTGCAAATAAACCACGGTGGTAACATATTAATGGTACAGATAGAAAACGAGTACGGCTCCTACGGCAGCGACAAGGAATACCTTGCTATCAATCAAAAGTTCTTTAAAGAGGCCGGTTTCGATGGCTTGCTGTACACCTGCGATCCGGCACCCGATTTGGTAAAAGGCCACTTGCCTGGCCTGCTCCCGGCCGTTAACGGGCTGGATGACCCCGCTAAGGTGAAAAAAATCATCAACGACAACCATGATGGTAAAGGCCCATACTATATTGCCGAATGGTACCCGGCCTGGTTTGATTGGTGGGGCACCAAACATCATACCGTACCAGCCGAACATTATGCAGGTCACCTTGATTCTGTATTGGCAGCAGGTATATCTATCAATATGTATATGTTTCATGGCGGTACAACACGCGGATTCATGAACGGCGCCAATTATAAAGACGGAACTCCTTACGAGCCGCAAATCAGCAGCTATGATTATGATGCCCCATTGGATGAGGCAGGTAATGCCACCTCAAAGTTCATGAAATTCAGGGAGGTAATACAAAAACACTTGCCGGCCAGCGTGAAGCTGCCTGCTGTTCCGGCAGCTAAACCGGCTGTAGTTATACCGGCTATTAAGTTTGCACGTTCGTTAAGCCTTTTGAATGCCTTGCCCGCCCCCAAAGCAAATATAACCCCGCTTACTTTTGAAGACCTGCGCCAGGACTATGGCTTTGTATTATACCGTAGTGCAATCACAGGGGGTAAAACCGGTGTACTTAAGCTTAAAGAATTAAGAGACTATGCGGTAGTGATGATTAATGGCAAAACCGTTGGCACGCTTGATCGCCGGCAGAACCAGGATAGCTTAACCCTTACTTTGCCAGCCGGAAAAGTAACTTTGGATATTTTGGTTGAAAACCTTGGCCGAATCAACTTCGGCAAGTACCTGTTACAAAATAAAAAGGGCATTACCCAACAGGTTCTTTTTGCCGGCAACGAAGTGCTGCATTGGAAAATGTATTCGTTACCCTTCAACAACTTAAATACAGTGAAATTTGGCACAGCTAAACATAAACCCAGTTCGCCATCAATTAAAAAGGGAAGTTTTAACCTCGGCAAGGTTGCAGATACCTACCTTGACCTGAGCCACTGGGGCAAAGGTGCGGTTTGGGTGAACGGGCACAACCTGGGGCGGTATTGGAATATTGGCCCGCAGCAAACCCTATACCTGCCTGCAGAATGGCTAAAAAAAGGACGTAATGATATCGTTATCCTGGAACTATTGAAACCGGAACAAAATCAACTATCCGGCTTGAGTAAGCCGGTATTAGATCAACTACAGCTTTAA
- a CDS encoding vanadium-dependent haloperoxidase, whose protein sequence is MKRKAFLTTILFTTAILYNSCNKKQAQPALTSADITKVIDHMTVIMIHDVTNPPLAARFFSYTCLAGYEVISENDKSVKSMYGVLNEYPVVKKPAYAKGYAYQLSALIAMMETAGKLQPSGSLLIKYEQSFLDSCKKIGFTDEVIDSSKHYAQAISKQILAYVKKDKYNRISNYTRYTPLGKEGTWDPTPPAYMAPVEPYFNTIRPLTLDSASQFLPAPPIPFSADKNSAFYKFMMMNYKASAEGLTPEQRTIAGFWDCNPFAVQDNGHMLIGLKKISPGAHWMGITGIACRQTKTGFSKALEIHTMVAIGLLDGFICCWDDKYRTNRVRPETAIRKYIDVNWKPLLQTPPFPEYISGHSVISSASAVILSHYFGNNFHYTDNVEQKYGLAPRSFNSFTQAATEAGMSRFWGGIHFKDAIDNGIIQGVKVGQWVLAKYENPSIHH, encoded by the coding sequence ATGAAAAGGAAGGCATTTTTAACAACTATCCTGTTTACAACGGCTATTTTATATAACAGCTGTAATAAAAAGCAGGCTCAGCCGGCATTAACAAGCGCCGATATTACCAAGGTAATTGATCATATGACGGTTATTATGATCCATGATGTAACCAACCCTCCTTTAGCCGCTCGTTTTTTTTCATATACCTGCCTTGCAGGATATGAAGTTATTTCGGAAAACGACAAAAGTGTTAAAAGCATGTATGGCGTTTTAAATGAATACCCTGTTGTTAAAAAACCGGCTTATGCCAAAGGATATGCCTACCAGTTAAGCGCATTAATAGCCATGATGGAAACTGCCGGAAAGCTGCAGCCATCAGGTAGCTTATTAATAAAATATGAGCAGAGTTTTTTGGATTCGTGTAAAAAGATAGGTTTTACCGACGAGGTTATCGACAGCTCAAAACATTATGCGCAGGCTATCAGTAAGCAGATACTGGCTTATGTTAAAAAAGACAAATACAACAGGATTAGTAATTATACAAGGTACACCCCGCTTGGCAAAGAGGGGACCTGGGACCCTACCCCACCGGCTTATATGGCCCCTGTTGAGCCTTATTTTAACACTATTCGTCCGCTCACGCTTGATTCGGCCTCTCAGTTTCTGCCCGCCCCCCCTATACCTTTTTCGGCCGATAAAAATAGCGCCTTTTATAAATTCATGATGATGAATTATAAAGCAAGCGCCGAAGGATTAACACCCGAGCAACGCACTATAGCAGGCTTTTGGGATTGCAATCCATTTGCTGTTCAGGATAACGGGCACATGCTGATAGGGTTAAAAAAGATTTCGCCAGGCGCACACTGGATGGGGATTACCGGTATAGCCTGCAGACAAACAAAAACCGGTTTTTCAAAAGCGCTGGAGATTCATACCATGGTGGCCATTGGATTGCTGGATGGTTTTATATGTTGCTGGGACGATAAATACCGCACCAACAGGGTGCGCCCTGAAACTGCAATACGTAAATATATTGATGTTAACTGGAAGCCGCTGCTGCAAACACCGCCCTTCCCTGAGTACATCAGCGGCCACTCGGTTATATCGTCGGCATCAGCAGTAATACTTAGCCATTACTTCGGCAACAATTTCCATTATACCGATAATGTGGAACAAAAATATGGCCTTGCCCCCCGCAGTTTCAATTCATTTACACAGGCCGCTACCGAAGCAGGTATGTCCCGTTTTTGGGGTGGCATTCACTTTAAAGATGCAATTGATAATGGCATAATACAAGGAGTTAAAGTTGGCCAATGGGTATTGGCCAAGTATGAAAACCCGTCGATACATCATTAA
- a CDS encoding VCBS repeat-containing protein, with protein sequence MNTYIKLFPQLLLTGIIALTGCGHPTEDKGTDGNNGTPLFTLLAPEQTHVDFSNTLTEGLNTNVLMYEYFYNGGGVATGDLNGDGLLDIYFTGNMTDNKLYLNKGHMQFTDITTAADVAGRPGPWKTGVTMADVNGDGKLDIYVCYSGNLRPEKRQNQLFINGGNDKDGVPHFTEQAQQYGLADTGYSTQAVFFDYDRDGDLDMFLLNHSPIQLPVLDEVNTAAILKKLNSPNGVRLYKNDNNVFKNVTEQAGISSSDLTYGLGAAIADINGDGWPDIYISNDYTIPDFMYINNGDGTFTNKLQSSLGHTSQFSMGNNVSDINNDALPDIFTLDMLPEDNHRQKLLFAPDNYEKFGLTLRTGFYYQYMRNMLQINNGNGTFSEIGQLSGISNTDWSWAPLFADYDNDGWKDLFVTNGYTRDFTNMDFVKYMGDFLKDKRLMRKDIYNLVQQMPSSQVKSYLFKNNGNLTFTNTSASWGITQSSNSNGAAYADLDNDGDLDLVTNNINQPAFIYQNESDKQANNHYLQLKLNGAGKNTEGVGAKVTIYTKNKKQYLEQMPSRGFQSSVSPILHFGLGNDSEVDSLRIVWQQGKEQVIKNIKANQQLTLDEKNAVNTSLLPRAVKPIFAEVASPVNNKQEKNALNDFKRQPLMVNPLSFTSPCMIKGDVNADGLEDVYVGGGNGKPGTIYLQEAGGKLAVKSQPAFDADKKSTDADAVFFDANADGKPDLYVASGGYDNYTADDPLLQDRLYLNDGKGNFTRAAKDALPAMRSSKSCVRVADINADGHPDLFVGGRVIPGRYPETPQSYILINDGKGHFTDQTVKYNPGLQHIGMVTDAAWVDMNGDKKPDLVLVGEWMPVTVMINENGKLVNNTKAYFDKPNSGWWNKILVEDFNHDGHPDLVVGNQGLNTQCKASDNEPAEMYYKDFDDNGAVDPIFCFYIQHNSYPYVSRDELLEQISMMRPRFPDYKSYADATLTDIFTPVELKDVGHLQANNLATTCFLSDGKGKLHSSPLPLQVQYSPVFTITGLDYNHDGNQDLLLCGNINRARLRLGKYDANYGILLKGDGKGHFEYIPQLQSGFKLWGDVRSVIEINQTLLFGINQQGVKAYKGF encoded by the coding sequence GTGAACACTTACATTAAATTATTTCCACAGTTACTTTTAACCGGCATTATTGCATTAACAGGTTGCGGGCATCCAACCGAAGATAAGGGTACCGATGGAAACAACGGCACTCCCCTATTTACTTTACTCGCCCCGGAACAAACCCACGTAGATTTCAGCAATACTTTAACCGAAGGACTGAATACCAACGTGTTGATGTATGAATACTTTTATAACGGCGGCGGAGTTGCAACGGGCGATTTAAACGGCGATGGTTTATTGGATATATATTTTACCGGCAACATGACCGACAATAAATTGTACCTGAACAAAGGACACATGCAGTTTACGGATATTACCACCGCTGCAGATGTAGCAGGCCGCCCCGGCCCCTGGAAAACAGGAGTTACAATGGCCGATGTAAATGGCGATGGTAAGTTGGATATTTACGTTTGTTACTCAGGAAACTTAAGGCCAGAAAAACGCCAGAACCAACTATTTATCAATGGCGGGAACGACAAAGATGGCGTTCCGCATTTTACGGAACAGGCACAACAATATGGATTAGCAGATACCGGATACAGCACACAAGCTGTATTTTTTGACTACGACAGGGATGGCGACCTGGATATGTTTTTATTAAACCACAGCCCTATTCAGCTGCCTGTTTTAGATGAGGTAAATACAGCGGCTATCTTAAAGAAATTAAATTCGCCTAATGGCGTGCGACTATACAAAAACGACAATAACGTTTTTAAAAATGTAACAGAACAAGCCGGAATAAGCAGTTCTGATTTAACCTACGGCCTGGGAGCGGCAATAGCCGACATTAATGGTGACGGATGGCCGGACATTTATATATCAAATGATTATACCATACCCGATTTTATGTACATCAACAACGGCGATGGTACCTTCACCAATAAATTGCAATCTTCACTGGGGCATACCTCACAGTTTTCTATGGGGAATAATGTTTCCGACATAAATAATGATGCCTTACCGGATATTTTTACGCTTGATATGCTTCCTGAAGATAATCACAGGCAAAAGCTATTATTTGCACCTGATAATTACGAAAAATTCGGCTTAACGCTTCGTACGGGGTTCTATTACCAATATATGCGCAATATGCTGCAAATAAACAATGGGAATGGTACTTTCAGCGAGATAGGGCAACTATCAGGCATCTCCAATACCGACTGGAGCTGGGCTCCCCTATTTGCCGATTATGACAATGACGGCTGGAAAGACCTGTTTGTAACCAACGGCTACACCCGCGATTTTACCAACATGGATTTTGTAAAATATATGGGCGATTTTTTGAAGGATAAAAGATTAATGCGTAAGGATATATACAACCTGGTACAACAAATGCCATCATCGCAGGTAAAAAGTTACCTTTTTAAAAACAATGGCAATTTAACGTTTACCAACACCAGCGCCTCATGGGGCATTACACAATCATCAAACAGCAACGGCGCAGCCTATGCCGACCTGGATAACGATGGTGACCTGGACCTGGTGACCAATAACATTAACCAGCCTGCATTCATCTATCAAAACGAATCAGATAAACAAGCAAATAACCATTACCTGCAACTCAAACTAAATGGTGCGGGTAAAAACACCGAGGGTGTAGGGGCAAAAGTTACCATTTATACAAAAAACAAAAAACAGTACCTGGAACAGATGCCAAGCCGCGGCTTTCAATCCAGCGTATCGCCTATATTGCATTTCGGATTAGGTAACGATAGTGAAGTTGATTCGTTGCGCATAGTATGGCAGCAGGGCAAAGAGCAGGTGATAAAAAACATCAAAGCAAATCAACAGTTAACGCTGGATGAAAAAAATGCTGTTAACACTTCTTTGTTACCCAGGGCCGTAAAGCCTATTTTCGCAGAGGTGGCCTCACCAGTAAATAACAAACAGGAAAAAAATGCGCTTAATGATTTTAAAAGGCAGCCACTAATGGTAAACCCGTTATCATTCACTAGTCCGTGTATGATAAAAGGCGATGTAAACGCCGATGGCCTGGAGGATGTGTATGTAGGTGGCGGTAACGGAAAACCAGGCACCATATATTTACAAGAAGCAGGTGGTAAACTCGCCGTAAAATCACAGCCTGCTTTTGACGCCGATAAAAAAAGCACCGATGCGGATGCCGTATTTTTTGATGCCAATGCCGATGGCAAACCAGATTTATACGTGGCCTCCGGAGGTTATGATAATTATACAGCTGATGATCCTTTGTTACAGGACAGGCTTTATTTAAATGATGGAAAAGGTAATTTCACCCGGGCAGCAAAAGATGCATTACCCGCAATGCGAAGTAGTAAAAGCTGTGTGAGAGTAGCTGATATTAATGCCGATGGACACCCCGACCTATTTGTAGGCGGCAGGGTGATACCCGGCAGATATCCGGAAACTCCACAAAGCTACATCCTGATAAATGATGGCAAAGGACACTTTACCGACCAAACCGTAAAATACAACCCAGGCCTGCAACATATAGGTATGGTAACCGATGCTGCGTGGGTAGATATGAATGGAGATAAAAAACCCGATTTGGTTTTAGTTGGCGAATGGATGCCTGTAACCGTAATGATCAATGAAAACGGAAAGCTGGTAAATAACACAAAGGCTTATTTTGACAAGCCCAATAGCGGCTGGTGGAACAAAATATTAGTAGAAGATTTTAACCACGACGGGCACCCCGACCTGGTTGTTGGCAACCAGGGGTTAAATACCCAATGCAAAGCCAGCGATAATGAGCCGGCAGAAATGTATTATAAGGATTTTGACGATAACGGCGCAGTTGATCCTATCTTTTGCTTTTACATTCAGCATAACAGCTATCCATATGTTTCAAGGGATGAGCTTTTAGAGCAGATCAGTATGATGCGCCCGCGTTTTCCTGATTATAAGAGTTATGCCGATGCTACGCTTACAGATATATTTACCCCGGTAGAATTAAAAGACGTAGGACATTTACAAGCCAATAACCTGGCTACTACCTGCTTTTTAAGTGATGGCAAAGGTAAATTACATTCATCCCCGTTGCCTTTACAGGTTCAGTATTCACCCGTTTTTACAATAACCGGTCTCGATTATAATCATGACGGCAACCAGGATTTACTTTTATGCGGCAACATTAATAGGGCCAGGCTTCGTTTAGGCAAATACGACGCCAATTATGGCATACTGTTAAAGGGCGATGGCAAGGGACATTTTGAATATATTCCTCAACTTCAATCTGGGTTTAAATTATGGGGCGACGTAAGAAGCGTTATAGAAATTAATCAAACATTATTATTCGGGATCAATCAACAGGGAGTAAAAGCCTATAAAGGATTTTAA
- a CDS encoding RagB/SusD family nutrient uptake outer membrane protein produces MKTFIRNISTIAILSGVLLASCKKEFLSTQPMNQASAELTWADPNLSEAFVTELYNGLHDAGLNQENMDCITDNALYNFGKQNIMEGNISPDNLGWVNNTYEWNEMYARIRSANLALEQLAKSKLDKTLVDRLTGEAHFMRAYFYNQMLRYYGGVPLVKTTYTLNTPDFTIARNTYAECVDFIVSELDAASTLLQGKDLGKGRATSDAALALKARVLMYAASDLHDPVKLKTISTLTGYAHPEYLGYTTSDHDARWKKAQDAALVILAKSGTYGYALNLSAPATAADGFTNYQNSYLSRNGGEKEILFARYFSNSKDEWGAWYGRNNCTNGYHGWTSSEPTQNMVDDYEMMDGSKFDWSKPAQAAAPYTDRDPRFYASVLYDGAPWKPRTPDGAGIDPYNEIQMGTYQTGSSGSPVAYFGLDTRNGPIENWNGTRTGYAIRKFMDPNPAIVDQNTRSEVPSPLIRYTEIAFNYVEACIELGQETEARNWLNKIRFRSGMPAITDAGAALKERYRNERNVEMMFEEQRFYDARRWMIAPTTLGNKVRIMKITATLKAGKSVSVYRHSTDNYNYTYTVQELDPGVENRTWKDRVYFMPISRDEINKNNKLVQNPGY; encoded by the coding sequence ATGAAAACATTTATAAGAAATATTTCAACAATCGCGATACTGTCGGGAGTGCTGCTTGCGTCGTGTAAAAAGGAATTTTTGAGTACGCAACCCATGAACCAGGCATCGGCAGAACTCACCTGGGCCGATCCAAACCTTTCTGAGGCCTTTGTGACGGAGCTATACAACGGCCTGCATGATGCCGGGCTGAACCAAGAGAATATGGATTGTATTACCGATAATGCGCTCTATAATTTTGGAAAGCAGAATATAATGGAAGGGAATATAAGCCCGGATAATTTAGGCTGGGTGAACAATACCTATGAATGGAACGAAATGTATGCCAGGATAAGGTCGGCTAACCTTGCTTTAGAGCAACTTGCCAAATCTAAGCTTGACAAAACGCTTGTAGACAGGCTTACCGGCGAGGCGCACTTTATGCGCGCGTATTTTTACAATCAAATGCTGCGCTATTATGGCGGCGTTCCGCTTGTAAAAACCACTTATACACTTAATACTCCTGATTTTACTATTGCCAGGAATACTTACGCAGAATGCGTTGATTTTATAGTAAGCGAACTGGATGCAGCGAGCACGTTGCTGCAAGGCAAAGATTTAGGAAAAGGCCGAGCCACAAGTGATGCTGCTTTGGCGTTAAAAGCGCGGGTGCTAATGTATGCAGCCAGTGATTTGCATGACCCCGTAAAATTAAAAACCATAAGCACCCTAACCGGTTATGCGCACCCCGAATATTTGGGCTACACAACCAGCGACCACGATGCCCGCTGGAAAAAAGCTCAGGATGCCGCATTGGTTATATTGGCTAAATCCGGCACATACGGTTATGCACTTAATTTAAGTGCACCTGCTACTGCCGCCGATGGATTTACAAATTATCAAAATTCTTATTTATCAAGAAATGGGGGCGAAAAAGAGATCTTGTTTGCCCGCTATTTCAGCAATAGCAAGGATGAATGGGGTGCATGGTACGGCAGGAACAATTGTACTAACGGATACCATGGCTGGACATCAAGCGAGCCTACTCAAAACATGGTAGATGATTATGAAATGATGGACGGCTCAAAATTCGATTGGAGCAAACCTGCACAAGCGGCAGCCCCATATACAGATAGGGACCCACGCTTTTATGCATCTGTCTTATATGATGGCGCGCCCTGGAAACCACGTACACCTGATGGCGCGGGGATAGACCCTTATAATGAAATACAAATGGGTACCTATCAAACCGGCAGTTCTGGCAGTCCTGTAGCTTATTTTGGTTTGGATACCAGGAATGGGCCTATCGAAAACTGGAACGGTACCCGTACAGGTTATGCCATCAGGAAGTTTATGGACCCTAACCCGGCCATTGTAGATCAGAACACCCGGTCGGAAGTGCCATCGCCCTTAATCAGGTACACCGAAATTGCGTTCAACTATGTAGAAGCATGTATTGAACTTGGTCAGGAGACCGAGGCCCGAAACTGGCTTAATAAAATCCGTTTCCGTTCGGGCATGCCGGCAATTACAGATGCAGGCGCCGCGCTTAAAGAGCGGTACCGCAACGAACGCAATGTAGAAATGATGTTTGAAGAACAACGTTTTTATGATGCACGCCGCTGGATGATTGCGCCAACAACGCTGGGCAATAAAGTAAGGATCATGAAAATTACGGCGACTTTAAAGGCAGGTAAATCCGTAAGTGTTTACAGGCATAGTACCGATAATTACAACTACACCTACACAGTACAGGAACTTGACCCCGGAGTTGAAAACCGTACATGGAAGGATAGAGTTTATTTTATGCCTATTAGCAGGGACGAGATTAACAAAAACAATAAGTTAGTTCAAAACCCTGGGTATTAA